One Patescibacteria group bacterium genomic window, CAAGCAATGTCCAAACTTCACTCGATCGTTTTTGTATAGTAAGCGTTCGAAACCCCATTTGAAGACTGTTTAGAATTACTTGCGTAGTTGTTGGTCCAGCAATGATAACTCGATATTCTCGCCGGATTAGTTCAAATAATCCTGGCTTTCTCAAAATTTCTGCATATAAACTTTCGATTGGTACAAACAAAATTCCAAAATCAGTTGTGTATGGTGGGTCAAGATATTTATCTCGTATATCTTTAGCTTCAGATTTAACCCGCATTTCAAGAGATTTACTCAACTCTTCGATTAAAAGTAGATTGCCCTGCCCTTGAGCCTCAACTAAGCGCTGATAATCCTCTAGCGGAAATTTTGCGTCAATTGGCAACCAAACTTGTTTTACATCGTCATCGTTTCCAGGCAACTTGACCGCAAATTCTACGTTATCTCTACTAGACTTCTTTGTTTTAACATTCTTTTCATATTGTTCTGGAGTAAGAATTTCTTCTATGAGATTTCCTAACTGTGCCTCACCCCATGTACCCCTAGACTTAACATTACTAAGCATTTTTTTTAGATCACCTACACCCAAGGCAAGCGTCTGCATTTCACCAAGCCCTTTATGCACCGCCTCAAGGCGATCACTGACAACCTTAAATGATTCTCCAAACCTCTTTTCTAATGTAGCGTGCAATTTTTCATCAACAGTTACACGTATTGCCTCTAATTTTTCACTATTATCTTTCTGCAAAGATTCTAATTTTTTCTCCACTGCTTCTCTGACCTTTTCCATTTTGGCATCATTCTTGTCAATCAATTCTGTAAGTTTTATCGAAAATCCTTCAAAATTTTTATTTTGGACATTAGCAAGTTCGGACATTCTTTTATCAAGCGAGTCCCCAAACCCCTTAAACAAACTAACTAACTCTTCCCGCAACCTCTTTTCTGAATCAGCGATTTCCTTCCTGTTCAAAGACATTTCGTCTTTTAATCCTCTTTCATTTTTTTCAAAAAGCCCCTCAATTGTCTTAATTATTTGATCAATATTATCTGACTGCTTATTTTTAAAAAGTAAAAAAACTATTAAAGCAATTCCGAGAGTATTTATTATCAGCAAAATTATTGTAGTCATAAAAAATATTAAATAATTGGTTTAATTCCAAGTTCTTCTAATTTCTTCCACAAACTATCAAGCGCCTTTTCTTTGTGGCAGTAGAAAGCGCTTCCTGCAACCCTCCAAAAAACCCAACCAGCTCTTTCTAGCTGTCGTTGTCTGTTCCAATCTGCTTCAAAATTCTCAAGAGTATGATATTGATCACCATCGCACTCTATTGCTAGTCGGGCATTTTCCCCTTGCACCACTAAATCTATTCTTCGTCCGATTACGGGATACTCCGGAAGAACTTGATAACCTTTATTAATTAAAAGATTTCCAACATCAAAGGAAAATTGTGATGCCCTACCCAAGTCAAACTCTCGTTTTAATGCTTCTCTGCCCGCCTTAAGTTCTTCTGTCTTTGGATCATAAAACCAATTGAGTAATCTAAATCTCCAATCATCTTGATTTCTAAATTCTTGGAGCGGGATCGAGTGATAGAGAAATACTTGATCACGGGCACGGG contains:
- the rmuC gene encoding DNA recombination protein RmuC; the encoded protein is MTTIILLIINTLGIALIVFLLFKNKQSDNIDQIIKTIEGLFEKNERGLKDEMSLNRKEIADSEKRLREELVSLFKGFGDSLDKRMSELANVQNKNFEGFSIKLTELIDKNDAKMEKVREAVEKKLESLQKDNSEKLEAIRVTVDEKLHATLEKRFGESFKVVSDRLEAVHKGLGEMQTLALGVGDLKKMLSNVKSRGTWGEAQLGNLIEEILTPEQYEKNVKTKKSSRDNVEFAVKLPGNDDDVKQVWLPIDAKFPLEDYQRLVEAQGQGNLLLIEELSKSLEMRVKSEAKDIRDKYLDPPYTTDFGILFVPIESLYAEILRKPGLFELIRREYRVIIAGPTTTQVILNSLQMGFRTLTIQKRSSEVWTLLGAVKTEFGKFGDLLEKTHKKIQEASNTIEGAVTKTRTIERKLNKVQNLPVAEAEKLVLEAPDEEGPSS